In the genome of Buchnera aphidicola (Artemisaphis artemisicola), one region contains:
- the clpP gene encoding ATP-dependent Clp endopeptidase proteolytic subunit ClpP, producing the protein MLYNYNTKKLYSTLIPMVVEQHSRGERSYDIYSRLLKERIIFITGAIEDSMANNIIAQILFLEAENPEKDIFLYINSPGGIITSGMSIYDTMQFVKPDINTICIGQACSMAALLLTSGTKRKRFSLPNSKIMIHQPLGGCQGQASDIAIHAREIMEMKKKLNQLMSFHTGQSIKKINKDTERDCFLSADESIQYGLIDFILKQRQ; encoded by the coding sequence ATGTTATATAATTATAATACAAAAAAATTGTATTCAACACTCATTCCTATGGTTGTAGAACAGCATTCTAGAGGAGAGCGTTCATACGATATATATTCAAGATTATTAAAAGAAAGAATTATTTTCATTACTGGTGCCATTGAAGACAGCATGGCAAATAACATTATAGCTCAAATATTATTTTTAGAAGCAGAAAATCCAGAAAAAGATATATTTTTGTATATTAACTCTCCTGGAGGAATTATTACATCCGGAATGTCTATTTATGACACAATGCAATTTGTTAAACCAGATATTAACACTATTTGTATAGGACAAGCATGTTCAATGGCTGCTTTATTACTGACATCTGGAACTAAAAGAAAAAGATTTTCTTTACCAAATTCAAAAATTATGATTCATCAACCATTAGGTGGATGTCAAGGACAAGCTTCAGACATTGCTATTCATGCACGAGAAATAATGGAAATGAAAAAAAAATTAAATCAATTAATGTCATTTCATACAGGTCAATCTATAAAAAAAATAAACAAAGATACTGAACGCGATTGTTTTTTATCAGCAGATGAATCAATTCAATATGGATTAATTGATTTTATTTTAAAACAACGTCAATAA
- the tig gene encoding trigger factor, producing MKFFVEKDQKLGHRVKINIPKKIVNDAIFKELIKISKKSNINGFRKGNIPIKIIQKKYGNAVYYDVFKQLMQKFFFEFIDNKKIKVIGSPRYYMKKEEELGTEYFEYSVIYEIYPKFCIEDIKNIQVKKITANITDEDIKRNIEKNKTNIKNLWNIENNKAIKFYDRITINYDVYEKNKNLEDFNKKNIRFIIGHNTLIPQLNEKLINHFVNDIIFLKIKFHKFYPEEKLQNKDIIFKIKIVKIEKKQEIESEENILNKNIISEVKIQNIKNNFIFQINKITEQYLEDQIIQKIIKQNIIVIPPILFQEERKKIYKQYQKEFQKEIKKNILEQKYHINIDLKTKKRLSLQIIIDKIISDNKLSPDEKNVQSLIKKLSLNYKNPIEIINLYNKNQNLQNTIKNIDLENQAINLLKKSIQIIKKNYTFNEFINYKWKNYEELTI from the coding sequence ATGAAATTTTTTGTAGAAAAAGATCAAAAATTAGGCCATCGTGTAAAAATTAATATTCCAAAAAAAATTGTAAACGATGCTATTTTTAAAGAACTTATAAAAATTAGTAAAAAATCTAATATTAATGGATTTAGAAAAGGTAACATTCCTATTAAAATTATACAAAAAAAATATGGTAATGCTGTTTATTATGATGTATTTAAACAACTAATGCAAAAATTTTTTTTTGAATTTATAGATAATAAAAAAATTAAAGTTATTGGTTCCCCAAGATATTATATGAAGAAAGAAGAAGAATTAGGAACAGAATATTTTGAATATTCTGTAATATATGAAATATATCCAAAATTTTGTATAGAAGATATAAAAAATATACAAGTGAAAAAAATAACAGCAAATATTACAGATGAAGACATTAAAAGAAATATAGAAAAAAATAAAACAAATATAAAAAACCTTTGGAATATAGAAAATAATAAAGCAATTAAATTTTATGATCGCATAACCATTAATTATGATGTTTATGAAAAAAACAAGAATCTAGAAGATTTTAATAAAAAAAATATTAGATTCATTATAGGTCACAATACATTAATACCTCAATTAAATGAAAAATTAATTAATCATTTTGTTAATGATATTATTTTTTTAAAAATAAAATTTCATAAATTTTATCCAGAAGAAAAATTACAAAATAAAGACATAATATTTAAAATAAAAATAGTAAAAATTGAAAAAAAGCAAGAAATAGAATCAGAAGAAAACATTCTTAATAAAAACATAATTTCTGAAGTAAAAATTCAAAATATAAAAAATAATTTTATTTTTCAAATAAATAAAATAACTGAGCAATATTTAGAAGATCAAATTATACAAAAAATCATTAAACAAAATATCATCGTAATACCTCCAATTTTATTTCAAGAAGAAAGAAAAAAAATATACAAACAATATCAAAAAGAGTTTCAAAAAGAAATAAAAAAAAATATTTTGGAACAAAAATATCATATCAATATTGATTTAAAAACCAAAAAAAGACTATCTCTTCAAATTATTATAGATAAAATTATTTCTGATAATAAATTATCTCCAGATGAAAAAAACGTACAATCATTAATTAAAAAATTATCTTTAAATTATAAAAATCCAATAGAAATTATTAATTTATATAATAAAAATCAAAATCTACAAAATACAATCAAAAATATTGATTTAGAAAATCAAGCTATAAATTTATTAAAAAAAAGCATTCAAATTATAAAAAAAAATTATACATTCAATGAATTTATAAATTATAAATGGAAAAATTATGAAGAACTGACGATATAA